Proteins encoded within one genomic window of Arachis ipaensis cultivar K30076 chromosome B08, Araip1.1, whole genome shotgun sequence:
- the LOC110265293 gene encoding uncharacterized protein LOC110265293: protein MLLILIIPTKVLRLSLTNLFSSLSLSLSLSLSVEERLHTHRALSLSLPLSVWKNLYILIVLDFFLQAPHWLTYDFPPQIREKLNIQWGSDWKGQAQKWFLFKFTSQDQEINYLGDGTEKAEFGEWSWLPPEKVIELVSNGDCDKHFFTPI from the exons ATGCTTTTAATACTCATCATTCCTACTAAGGTACTAAGGTTGAGTCTTACCAATCtattttcctctctctctctctctctctctctctctctctctgtggaAGAACGTCTACATACTCAtcgtgctctctctctctctctccccctctctgtGTGGAAGAACCTCTACATACTCATCGTGTTAGATTTTTTCTTGCAGGCACCTCATTGGTTGACATATGACTTCCCACCACAAATCAGGGAGAAATTGAATATTCAATGGGGATCTGATTGGAAGGGTCAAGCACAAAAATG GTTTCTTTTTAAGTTCACTAGTCAAGATCAAGAAATCAATTATTTGGGTGATGGTACTGAGAAAGCTGAGTTCGGTGAATGGTCATGGCTGCCACCAGAGAAAGTAATTGAGCTTGTGAGTAATGGTGACTGTGATAAACATTTCTTCACCCCAATTTAG
- the LOC107612285 gene encoding WAT1-related protein At1g43650-like isoform X1, translated as MKSFVSYMAIVEKNKPYVSMLFIQFVYASMALLSKAAISKGMTPFVFVVYRQAFASVFLSSFSFFDSKQSAPLSGKLLCNLFLISLVGLTTSSTLSKIWI; from the exons ATGAAGAGTTTTGTAAGCTATATGGCTATTGTGGAGAAAAATAAGCCTTATGTTTCAATGCTCTTTATTCAGTTTGTATATGCAAGCATGGCTTTATTGTCTAAGGCTGCAATTTCCAAAGGAATGACCccttttgtttttgttgtttaTAGACAAGCCTTTGCATCAGTTTTcttatcttcattttctttttttgacAG TAAACAGAGTGCTCCCTTGTCAGGCAAGTTACTGTGCAATTTGTTTCTTATTTCACTTGTTGG GTTGACAACAAGTTCAACACTTTCCAAAATTTGGATCTGA
- the LOC107612285 gene encoding WAT1-related protein At1g43650-like isoform X2: MKSFVSYMAIVEKNKPYVSMLFIQFVYASMALLSKAAISKGMTPFVFVVYRQAFASVFLSSFSFFDSKQSAPLSG, translated from the exons ATGAAGAGTTTTGTAAGCTATATGGCTATTGTGGAGAAAAATAAGCCTTATGTTTCAATGCTCTTTATTCAGTTTGTATATGCAAGCATGGCTTTATTGTCTAAGGCTGCAATTTCCAAAGGAATGACCccttttgtttttgttgtttaTAGACAAGCCTTTGCATCAGTTTTcttatcttcattttctttttttgacAG TAAACAGAGTGCTCCCTTGTCAG GTTGA
- the LOC107614543 gene encoding uncharacterized protein LOC107614543 has product MSKFPQAKCHKSVLQDQKSTFVEALNFNYGKPYDQMTRTAKETRSINFEKENQALSLYLIEKPCCQVQKRIPATQKASKVTWFHQEQPNLLRHLHDLLLQYQHQRQHVLKRNPIFAGKTLPS; this is encoded by the exons ATGAGCAAGTTCCCACAAGCGAAATGTCACAAGTCTG TGCTACAAGACCAAAAATCTACTTTTGTGGAAGCTTTGAACTTTAACTATGGGAAACCTTATGATCAAA tgACAAGAACAGCGAAGGAAACACGGAGCATAAATTTCGAGAAAGAAAATCAAGCTCTAAGTCTATATCTGATAGAGAAACCATGTTGTCAAGTACAAAAACGAATTCCAGCGACACAAAAAGCGTCAAAAGTAACATGGTTTCACCAAGAACAG CCAAACTTATTACGCCACCTTCACGATCTCCTGCTCCAGTATCAGCACCAGCGCCAGCACGTGTTGAAAAGGAATCCAATTTTCGCGGGAAAAACACTTCCTTCTTAG
- the LOC107611001 gene encoding uncharacterized protein LOC107611001, translating to MEVVAVAVHIIGGGPERDGGEEAVLGSQSLPCVVSSAASTVATATVANNCRWNPCLLGSSSEELHVKLRLPLNHRSFWPLSKLLLGQLWIAAALSCCYIKVVSAIAEVSRPVVKAAVDFGLRERVLVTHLAYGFDFSR from the exons ATGGAGGTCGTTGCCGTTGCTGTGCACATCATCGGAGGAGGACCAGAACGCGATGGAGGGGAGGAAGCCGTGCTGGGTTCGCAGTCACTGCCGTGTGTTGTGTCGTCTGCTGCTAGCACTGTCGCCACAGCCACTGTTGCCAATAACTGCCGGTGGAATCCCTGTCTCCTTG GGTCAAGTTCCGAGGAATTGCATGTCAAATTAAGGTTGCCATTAAACCACCGGAGTTTCTGGCCGCTGTCGAAGTTGCTGTTGGGTCAGCTCTGGATTGCGGCTGCTCTGTCTTGTTGTTAC ATTAAAGTCGTTTCTGCTATTGCGGAAGTGAGCAGACCTGTGGTTAAAGCTGCAGTTGATTTTGGGCTGAGAGAAAGGGTTCTTGTGACGCATTTAGCTTATGGGTTCGACTTTTCAAGGTAG
- the LOC107612438 gene encoding uncharacterized protein LOC107612438, producing MGKAWKETKLRLYNLFYEPTFTTDQNLENRLPGIDREHWRWFLDYRAKPETKEKCRKNAENRSKQQYTHIGGSKSFTRRMEEESEEQGRIVGRGELWIKVHKKKDGSYMNDEARAIGERIEEIEQQDESARMLSQNDSIAQVFGKKKLGRVRGVDFGPTPNQLFGPNSHAPGNGIQLEETQRRLLKLQAELEGEKLKRKAMEDEAEAEKKKMKVMEDEAAAEKKKMKAMESALIYLFQRQGVELPPDIAAGMSFIE from the exons ATGGGGAAGGCTTGGAAGGAAACAAAGCTGAGGTTGTATAACCTTTTTTATGAGCCAACATTCACTACTGATCAAAATCTTGAGAATCGACTGCCGGGAATTGATCGAGAGCATTGGAGATGGTTCCTTGACTATCGTGCCAAACCTGAGACGAAG GAGAAGTGCAGGAAAAACGCGGAGAATCGATCAAAACAACAATATACCCACATTGGCGGTTCGAAAAGCTTCACACGGCGGATGGAAGAGGAG TCGGAAGAACAAGGAAGGATAGTCGGTAGAGGAGAGTTATGGATCAAGGTGCACAAAAAGAAGGATGGCTCATATATGAATGATGAAGCAAGAGCAATTGGT gaaagaattgaggaaattGAGCAACAGGATGAGTCTGCCAGAATGTTGTCTCAAAATGACTCCATTGCTCAGGTTTTCGGAAAAAAAAAACTGGGTAGAGTACGTGGTGTGGATTTTGGACCGACTCCTAATCAACTCTTCGGTCCGAATTCACATGCGCCTGGCAACGGAATCCAACTAGAGGAGACCCAGAGGAGGCTGCTTAAACTGCAGGCAGAGCTGGAAGGCGAGAAGTTGAAGAGGAAGGCGATGGAGGACGAGGCAGAAGcagagaagaaaaagatgaaagtaATGGAGGACGAGGCAGCAGcagagaagaaaaagatgaaggcgATGGAGAGTGCTCTGATTTATCTGTTTCAAAGGCAGGGTGTGGAGCTACCACCAGACATTGCTGCAGGGATGAGTTTCATAGAATGA
- the LOC107613629 gene encoding uncharacterized protein LOC107613629: MVCKIPDLCSTLGLCVGGRVVQLPSVLLSLVLKLSISSIARYENTLVVKLDIAAQEEFKLIEHGLEHIWERYLDPRFRRHPKLLERWFRIHWKKRTTSPPVALKKLILLDKMPRCCRMTSIKRRKRMIILIVECLLIRKIPGT; the protein is encoded by the exons ATGGTGTGCAAAATCCCTGACCTCTGCTCCACTCTGGGCCTCTGTGTGGGTGGTCGAGTCGTGCAGCTGCCATCTGTGCTTCTCTCACTGGTCTTGAAGTTGAGCATCTCCTCGATC GCACGATATGAAAATACTCTTGTTGTTAAACTGGATATTGCAGCACAAGAGGAATTTAAACTCATAGAACACGGACTTGAACATATATGGGAAC GTTATCTCGATCCCAGATTCAGGAGGCATCCCAAGCTATTGGAGAGGTGGTTCCGGATTCATTGGAAAAAGAGGACGACGTCCCCTCCGGTGGCTCTGAAGAAGCTGATTCTGCTGGACAAAATGCCTCGATGCTGTCGTATGACCTCAATAAAACGCCGAAAGAGAATGATTATCCTTATAGTGGAATGTCTCCTGATAAGAAAAATACCTGGCACATAG